One part of the Saprospiraceae bacterium genome encodes these proteins:
- the rlmN gene encoding 23S rRNA (adenine(2503)-C(2))-methyltransferase RlmN, whose amino-acid sequence MNINKTDILALNQEQLYQSLSKLGWEKYRLKQIEEWLWKHGVRQFEEMSNLSKNQRELLDLHFFIPSVLVEKMQTSNDGTLKFKFKLHDGYFIESVLIPVSDENRFTVCVSSQAGCSLSCAFCATGQMGLLRQLTASEIFDQYFIVNQKCLELYGKPVTNVVYMGMGEPLLNYKNVLHSIERLTSGKGPNLAPKRITISTAGIAKMIKKLADDQSKVNLALSLHAADDKKRNQIMAINETNNLASLMEALKYYYQKTKNRVSFEYIAFHEINDHSSDAKNLVRLCSQFPVMVNVIEYNPVRGLDFEKSSTDRINQFAKEVLKHGIMITVRRSRGKDIDAACGQLANLEV is encoded by the coding sequence TGAATCAAGAACAACTATATCAATCTTTATCAAAGCTTGGGTGGGAGAAATATCGATTAAAACAAATTGAAGAATGGCTCTGGAAACATGGGGTACGACAATTTGAAGAAATGAGTAATTTGTCAAAGAACCAACGTGAATTGTTGGATTTACACTTTTTTATACCTTCTGTTTTAGTTGAAAAAATGCAAACTAGCAATGATGGTACTTTAAAGTTTAAGTTTAAATTACACGATGGATATTTTATTGAATCCGTTTTAATTCCTGTTTCTGATGAAAATAGGTTTACTGTCTGTGTTTCTTCGCAAGCAGGCTGCAGTTTATCCTGTGCTTTTTGCGCTACCGGACAAATGGGTTTATTAAGACAACTGACTGCGTCTGAAATTTTTGATCAATATTTTATTGTGAATCAAAAATGTCTGGAACTTTATGGAAAACCGGTAACAAATGTAGTTTATATGGGTATGGGCGAGCCTTTACTTAACTATAAAAATGTACTCCATAGTATTGAACGCTTGACCTCCGGAAAAGGGCCAAATCTGGCTCCAAAAAGGATCACAATTTCTACTGCTGGAATTGCCAAAATGATCAAAAAATTAGCCGATGATCAGTCAAAAGTTAATTTAGCTTTGTCATTACATGCAGCAGATGATAAGAAAAGAAATCAAATAATGGCTATTAATGAAACTAACAATCTTGCAAGTTTGATGGAGGCTTTAAAATATTATTACCAAAAAACAAAAAATCGTGTGAGCTTCGAATATATTGCCTTCCATGAAATTAATGACCATTCTTCTGATGCAAAAAACCTGGTGAGGCTTTGTTCTCAATTTCCTGTGATGGTAAATGTAATAGAATATAATCCTGTCCGCGGTTTAGATTTTGAAAAGTCATCTACGGATCGGATAAATCAATTTGCAAAAGAAGTACTCAAACATGGCATTATGATAACTGTTCGTCGCAGTAGAGGAAAAGACATTGATGCTGCATGTGGTCAGCTGGCTAATTTGGAAGTATGA